The Streptomyces sp. RKAG293 genome includes a region encoding these proteins:
- a CDS encoding bifunctional adenosylcobinamide kinase/adenosylcobinamide-phosphate guanylyltransferase → MELTLLGTGGPEGLPLPDCPCASCAGAIGDRDGPRAATAVLVDGVLLLDLTPGLAFAAARSGHSLGGVRQALLSHPHDGPAVEIPVGLPAPGRVPDGQELTLLTGHRVRAVPTDAPGTGYEIEGPDGMRALYLPPGCAPAGVQEAAAPYNVVLFDAVDRPDALGRLRAAGAVGPTTDVVAVHLDHSAPPGAELRRRLAALGVRAVPDGTTLVAGDYHDVPDVPRRTLVLGGARSGKSAEAERRLAAFSDVLYVATGGAREGDQEWARRVALHRDRRPGTWATQETCDLVPLLAVDGPPLLIDCLALWLTSAMDSVGAWDDEKWSSGGERELHARVAGLTAAWRGTRRTVVAVSNEVGSGVVPGTASGRRFRDELGRLNAGVAGESEQVLLVVAGQAVSLRG, encoded by the coding sequence GTGGAACTGACACTGCTCGGCACCGGAGGCCCCGAGGGCCTGCCCCTGCCCGACTGCCCCTGCGCCTCCTGTGCGGGCGCCATCGGCGACCGCGACGGGCCGCGCGCCGCGACCGCCGTCCTCGTGGACGGCGTGCTGCTGCTCGACCTCACCCCCGGTCTGGCCTTCGCCGCCGCCCGCTCCGGGCACTCCCTCGGCGGCGTGCGGCAGGCACTGCTGTCCCACCCGCACGACGGGCCCGCCGTGGAGATCCCCGTCGGCCTGCCGGCGCCCGGCCGCGTCCCCGACGGGCAGGAGCTGACGCTCCTCACCGGGCACCGGGTACGCGCCGTCCCCACGGACGCACCCGGCACCGGCTACGAGATCGAGGGGCCGGACGGCATGCGCGCCCTGTACCTGCCACCGGGCTGCGCCCCCGCCGGAGTCCAGGAGGCCGCCGCACCGTACAACGTGGTGCTGTTCGACGCGGTCGACCGGCCCGACGCGCTGGGGCGCCTACGCGCCGCCGGCGCCGTCGGCCCGACCACCGACGTCGTCGCGGTGCACCTCGACCACAGCGCACCGCCCGGCGCCGAGCTGCGGCGCCGGCTCGCCGCGCTGGGCGTGCGTGCCGTCCCCGACGGCACGACGCTGGTGGCCGGCGACTACCACGACGTACCGGACGTGCCCCGCCGCACGCTGGTGCTCGGTGGTGCCCGCTCCGGCAAGTCCGCCGAGGCGGAACGTCGGCTCGCCGCGTTCTCCGACGTCCTGTACGTGGCCACCGGCGGCGCCCGCGAGGGCGATCAGGAGTGGGCGCGCCGCGTCGCGCTGCACCGCGACCGCCGGCCGGGTACGTGGGCGACGCAGGAGACCTGCGACCTGGTGCCGCTGCTCGCCGTGGACGGCCCGCCGCTGCTCATCGACTGCCTCGCGCTGTGGCTGACGTCCGCGATGGACTCCGTCGGCGCCTGGGACGACGAGAAGTGGTCGTCGGGCGGCGAACGCGAACTGCACGCCCGGGTCGCCGGGTTGACGGCGGCGTGGCGAGGGACGCGGCGGACGGTGGTCGCGGTGAGCAATGAGGTGGGCTCGGGGGTGGTTCCGGGGACGGCGTCGGGGCGCCGGTTCAGGGACGAGTTGGGGCGGTTGAACGCCGGTGTTGCGGGCGAGTCGGAGCAGGTGCTTCTTGTGGTGGCGGGTCAGGCGGTTTCGCTGCGCGGCTGA
- the cobT gene encoding nicotinate-nucleotide--dimethylbenzimidazole phosphoribosyltransferase has protein sequence MSGLNLDDFGSLVERPDAGVRRDAQDRWQRLVSPPGALGKPAELAEWLSAAQGRVPARPIARPRVLLFAGDHGVASLGVSAHEAGTAVALVRSVLDGGAPVNVLARQFGAQVRVIDMGLDCDPAELPADVTVHRVRRGSGRVDVEDALTVEEAELAFRAGMAIADEEADSGTDLVLLGDISVGGTTAAGILVAALCGTDASVVTGRGSGIDDLAWMRKCAAIRDGLRRARPVLGDQLELLAASGGADLAAMTGFLLQAAVRKLPVVLDGVVTAACALVAQRVAFRAPDWWLAGQASGEPGQAKALDRLSIEPLLDHGVRLGQGTGALLALPLLQAAAALAAELPDVSGEPVVERAPEPVREPVAVTSEEPPADPPRDATDTP, from the coding sequence ATGAGCGGCCTGAATCTCGATGACTTCGGCTCCCTGGTGGAGCGTCCCGACGCCGGTGTGCGGCGTGACGCGCAAGACCGGTGGCAGCGTCTGGTGAGCCCTCCGGGGGCTCTCGGCAAGCCTGCGGAGCTGGCCGAGTGGCTGTCGGCCGCTCAGGGGCGGGTTCCGGCGCGGCCGATCGCCCGGCCGCGGGTGCTGCTGTTCGCCGGGGACCACGGGGTCGCGAGCCTGGGGGTGTCGGCGCACGAGGCCGGTACCGCGGTGGCGCTGGTCCGGTCGGTGCTGGACGGCGGGGCGCCGGTGAACGTGCTGGCGCGTCAGTTCGGGGCGCAGGTCCGGGTGATCGACATGGGCCTGGACTGCGATCCGGCGGAGCTGCCGGCCGACGTCACCGTGCACCGGGTGCGCCGCGGCTCCGGCCGGGTGGACGTGGAGGACGCGCTCACCGTCGAGGAGGCCGAACTGGCCTTCCGTGCGGGCATGGCCATCGCCGACGAGGAGGCCGACTCCGGGACCGACCTCGTACTGCTCGGTGACATCAGCGTCGGTGGCACCACGGCCGCCGGCATCCTCGTGGCAGCGCTGTGCGGTACGGACGCCTCCGTGGTGACCGGCCGCGGCTCCGGGATCGACGACCTGGCGTGGATGCGCAAGTGCGCGGCGATCCGCGACGGGCTGCGCCGGGCCCGTCCGGTCCTGGGCGACCAGCTCGAACTGCTGGCCGCGAGCGGTGGTGCGGACCTCGCCGCGATGACCGGCTTCCTGCTGCAGGCCGCCGTGCGCAAGCTGCCCGTCGTGCTGGACGGCGTCGTCACCGCCGCCTGCGCCCTGGTCGCGCAGCGCGTGGCGTTCCGGGCTCCCGACTGGTGGCTGGCGGGTCAGGCCAGTGGTGAGCCGGGGCAGGCCAAGGCCCTGGACCGGCTCTCCATCGAGCCGCTGCTCGACCACGGCGTACGGCTCGGCCAGGGCACCGGCGCGCTGCTCGCGCTGCCGCTGCTGCAGGCCGCGGCGGCGCTGGCGGCGGAGCTGCCGGACGTGTCGGGCGAGCCGGTGGTGGAACGGGCCCCGGAACCCGTCAGGGAGCCCGTCGCCGTCACGTCGGAGGAGCCGCCCGCGGACCCGCCCCGCGACGCGACCGACACTCCGTAG
- a CDS encoding phosphatidylglycerol lysyltransferase domain-containing protein: MGSTTPGRTPQDGEGRPHVWGQRSAAYAVWYLRTVAFLNFLGAVWVSFGADIRRHNIEDLFTPYLLTAGFTTGVFALFFAITMRRRKRAAWVLNLVLSSLFLLVLALTMGFPEYRDHVQNWITLGLTGSFVAALLVGRREFRAKGDRSNPKHAILTAVGGLIVGSLISALLVTATNSEHGSDFGASFRYAIMRMIALDPNDDNYANISTPGWVDVVINVMSALLFLLVLYVAFRSPRGRALLGPQDEAKLRGLLDRYGDRDSLGYFALRRDKSVIWSPSEKSAIAYRVVGEVSLASGDPIGDPEAWPGAIDAWLAEAREHAWVPAVMGASEEAGVIYARHGLDALEIGDEAIVETAEFTLDGRAMRTVRQAYNRVKRTGYTVRMRRHDDIPADEMDAMLERADAWRDGETERGFSMALGRLGDPADGRCVMVECHDGEGVPRALLSFVPWGPQGLSLDLMRRDRDSENGLIEFMVIELIQRADEVGVRQISLNFAMFRSVFERGSKLGAGPVLRFWRSLLTFFSRWWQIESLYRANAKYRPIWEPRYLLFGKSSELPRIGIASARAEGFLEAPRLPSPLRRRDRERTAAR; this comes from the coding sequence ATGGGCAGCACGACACCGGGTCGCACACCGCAGGACGGGGAGGGCCGTCCGCATGTCTGGGGGCAGCGCTCCGCCGCCTACGCCGTCTGGTATCTGCGGACCGTCGCCTTCCTCAACTTCCTCGGGGCGGTGTGGGTCTCCTTCGGGGCCGACATCCGGCGGCACAACATCGAGGACCTCTTCACCCCGTATCTGCTGACCGCGGGCTTCACCACGGGTGTGTTCGCGCTCTTCTTCGCCATCACGATGCGGCGGCGCAAACGGGCCGCCTGGGTGCTCAATCTCGTACTCAGTTCGTTGTTCCTGCTGGTGCTGGCGTTGACGATGGGCTTCCCCGAGTACCGGGACCACGTCCAGAACTGGATCACCCTGGGGCTGACCGGCTCCTTCGTGGCCGCCCTGCTGGTCGGCCGCCGTGAGTTCCGGGCCAAGGGCGACCGCTCCAATCCGAAGCACGCGATCCTGACCGCCGTCGGCGGCCTCATCGTGGGCTCGCTGATCAGCGCGCTGCTGGTCACCGCGACCAACAGCGAGCACGGCTCGGACTTCGGCGCCAGCTTCCGCTACGCGATCATGCGGATGATCGCGCTCGACCCGAATGACGACAATTACGCGAACATCTCAACGCCCGGGTGGGTGGATGTCGTCATCAACGTCATGAGTGCGTTGCTCTTCCTGCTCGTGCTGTACGTGGCGTTCCGCTCGCCGCGCGGCCGGGCACTGCTCGGCCCGCAGGACGAGGCCAAGCTGCGCGGGCTCCTGGACCGCTACGGCGACCGGGACTCGCTCGGCTACTTCGCGCTGCGCCGCGACAAGAGCGTCATCTGGTCGCCGAGCGAGAAGTCCGCGATCGCGTACCGGGTCGTCGGGGAGGTGTCGCTGGCGTCCGGCGATCCGATCGGCGACCCCGAGGCGTGGCCCGGCGCCATCGACGCCTGGCTCGCCGAGGCCCGTGAGCACGCCTGGGTGCCCGCGGTGATGGGCGCCAGCGAGGAAGCGGGCGTGATCTACGCCCGGCACGGCCTGGACGCCCTGGAGATCGGGGACGAGGCGATCGTCGAGACCGCCGAGTTCACCCTGGACGGCCGCGCCATGCGGACCGTGCGGCAGGCGTACAACCGCGTCAAGCGGACCGGCTACACCGTCCGGATGCGGCGGCACGACGACATCCCCGCGGACGAGATGGACGCGATGCTGGAGCGCGCCGACGCCTGGCGGGACGGGGAGACGGAGCGTGGGTTCTCGATGGCGCTCGGCCGGCTCGGCGACCCCGCCGACGGGCGCTGCGTCATGGTCGAGTGCCATGACGGCGAGGGCGTGCCGCGCGCGCTGCTGAGCTTCGTGCCGTGGGGTCCGCAGGGGCTGTCGCTGGATCTGATGCGCCGCGACCGCGACTCCGAGAACGGGCTGATCGAGTTCATGGTCATCGAGCTGATCCAGCGTGCCGACGAGGTGGGCGTGCGGCAGATCTCGCTGAACTTCGCGATGTTCCGCTCGGTGTTCGAACGCGGCTCGAAGCTGGGCGCCGGGCCGGTGCTGCGGTTCTGGCGCTCCCTGCTGACGTTCTTCTCGCGCTGGTGGCAGATCGAGTCGCTGTACCGGGCCAACGCCAAGTACCGGCCCATCTGGGAGCCGCGCTACCTGCTGTTCGGCAAGAGCAGCGAGCTGCCGCGGATCGGTATCGCCAGTGCCCGTGCCGAGGGCTTCCTCGAAGCGCCGCGGCTGCCGTCCCCGCTGCGCAGACGCGACCGAGAGCGGACCGCTGCCCGGTGA
- a CDS encoding adenosylcobinamide-GDP ribazoletransferase: MTDSAEPSKAGPAPAASVADALRFAFGTLTALPVTVTRWDRSAARGGMLCAPVVGAVVGLCAAAVGGLLLLLDASPLLAAVATAAVPAALTRGLHLDGLADTADGLGSAKPAEDALRIMKQSDIGPFGVLTLLFVLLTQVACLAALYADSWSHGAAAAAVSAVVARTAMTLACRDGVPPARPDGLGAAVAGAVPPRTPALVMPATLAVAAAAGALFGLSPALHFALAALLALTTAELLLRHCRTRFGGITGDVFGALSETAATAVLVVLTLG, from the coding sequence GTGACCGACTCCGCTGAGCCCTCGAAGGCCGGACCCGCGCCCGCCGCCTCCGTCGCGGACGCGCTCCGCTTCGCCTTCGGCACCCTCACCGCGCTGCCGGTGACCGTCACCCGCTGGGACCGGTCCGCCGCGCGCGGCGGGATGCTGTGCGCGCCGGTCGTCGGTGCGGTGGTGGGCCTGTGCGCCGCCGCGGTCGGCGGACTGCTGCTGCTCCTGGACGCGTCCCCGCTGCTCGCCGCCGTCGCCACCGCGGCCGTGCCCGCCGCCCTGACCCGCGGTCTGCATCTGGACGGCCTGGCCGACACCGCCGACGGGCTCGGCAGCGCCAAGCCCGCCGAGGACGCCCTGCGGATCATGAAGCAGTCGGACATCGGCCCCTTCGGCGTCCTGACGCTGCTCTTCGTCCTCCTCACCCAGGTCGCCTGCCTCGCCGCCCTCTACGCCGACAGCTGGTCCCACGGCGCCGCCGCGGCCGCCGTCTCCGCCGTGGTGGCCCGTACCGCCATGACCCTGGCCTGCCGCGACGGCGTCCCCCCGGCCCGCCCCGACGGCCTGGGCGCCGCCGTGGCCGGAGCCGTCCCGCCGCGCACCCCGGCCCTCGTGATGCCCGCCACCCTCGCGGTCGCGGCGGCGGCCGGCGCCCTCTTCGGCCTCTCCCCCGCCCTCCACTTCGCCCTGGCCGCCCTCCTCGCCCTCACCACGGCCGAACTCCTCCTCCGCCACTGCCGCACCCGCTTCGGCGGCATCACCGGCGACGTCTTCGGCGCCCTGTCGGAAACGGCGGCTACGGCGGTTCTGGTCGTCCTGACCCTGGGCTGA
- a CDS encoding helix-turn-helix domain-containing protein yields MQHLACPEGRWEVATALPHARLRPGVQRYRGYRLNLDLPRQRLEVPDGAVTLLFSFDQEVRVTEALTPSAPGSAHRSMLVGLRTTAGLGRHSGRLYGLEVILSPWQAYALFGIPMHELADTITDPIDLLGPRYRDLADALACAPGWAQRFDLLDTAFLRWSEDALPVSDRVRYAWRELARTSGALPIGELVAATGWGWRQLDTRFRAEIGLTPKGAARVMRLRKVLRLMAADLPVAGIAAECGFSDQAHLNREFKAMIGRTPRQFLHARGLDFAGPPTVDRVDGQVTSIILT; encoded by the coding sequence ATGCAGCATCTGGCGTGTCCTGAGGGCCGCTGGGAGGTGGCGACGGCGCTGCCGCACGCCCGGCTGCGGCCGGGGGTGCAGCGGTATCGGGGGTACCGGCTGAACCTGGACCTGCCGCGGCAGCGGCTGGAGGTTCCGGACGGCGCGGTGACGCTGTTGTTCTCCTTCGACCAGGAAGTGCGGGTGACGGAGGCCCTGACGCCGTCGGCCCCCGGCAGCGCCCACCGCTCGATGCTGGTCGGGCTGCGCACCACCGCCGGACTCGGGCGGCACAGCGGCCGGCTGTACGGCCTGGAGGTCATCCTCTCGCCGTGGCAGGCGTATGCGCTGTTCGGGATCCCGATGCACGAGCTGGCCGACACCATCACCGACCCCATCGACCTGCTGGGCCCCCGCTACCGCGATCTCGCCGACGCCCTCGCCTGCGCCCCCGGCTGGGCCCAGCGCTTCGACCTGCTGGACACCGCGTTCCTGCGCTGGTCCGAGGACGCGCTCCCCGTCTCGGACCGCGTCCGGTACGCCTGGCGGGAACTCGCCAGGACCTCCGGCGCCCTGCCCATCGGCGAGCTCGTCGCCGCCACCGGATGGGGCTGGCGGCAGTTGGACACCCGCTTCCGCGCGGAGATCGGACTCACGCCGAAGGGCGCGGCCCGCGTCATGCGGCTGCGCAAGGTGCTGCGGCTGATGGCGGCGGACCTGCCGGTGGCAGGCATCGCCGCCGAGTGCGGGTTCAGCGATCAGGCGCACCTGAACCGCGAGTTCAAGGCGATGATCGGCCGCACCCCCCGCCAGTTCCTGCACGCCCGGGGGCTCGACTTCGCGGGCCCGCCCACCGTGGACCGGGTGGACGGCCAGGTCACCAGCATCATCCTGACCTGA
- a CDS encoding LuxR C-terminal-related transcriptional regulator → MYDIRTAPSAPAALRRYQELLADQNRLLAEQNVLLERIQAFTALAAAPSPTEVSRCDPPVLPPTLVQRHILLLLADGTKDSAIARRLGVSERSVRRHVGSLAERAGASNRFTLALAAARLGWLPAYDRRAV, encoded by the coding sequence GTGTACGACATCAGAACGGCCCCGTCCGCTCCGGCGGCACTGCGGCGGTACCAGGAACTGCTCGCGGACCAGAACCGATTGCTCGCCGAGCAGAACGTCCTGCTGGAACGTATTCAGGCCTTCACCGCCCTGGCCGCCGCACCGTCACCGACCGAAGTCTCCCGCTGCGACCCACCAGTCCTGCCGCCGACGCTCGTGCAGCGCCACATCCTGCTGCTCCTCGCGGACGGCACCAAGGACAGCGCGATCGCCCGCCGGCTAGGCGTCAGCGAACGATCCGTCCGCCGCCACGTCGGCTCCCTCGCCGAACGGGCCGGAGCCAGCAACAGGTTCACCCTGGCACTGGCCGCAGCCCGCCTCGGCTGGCTACCGGCCTACGACCGGCGAGCCGTCTAG
- a CDS encoding DUF2690 domain-containing protein, with translation MSSLKRRIAAGIGSTAIVVAGAVTLAPAASAAPSAPAACSTSNAVSKKAVHNGSMYIELRYSTSSRCAWGRISNSDVGNKVWVDRSSNGGSTWTGPMGMTTQQSGSDTHTPAYDDAGYVMRACGWNGTTVCTGWY, from the coding sequence ATGTCTTCGCTCAAGCGCCGGATCGCCGCAGGAATCGGAAGTACCGCCATCGTCGTGGCGGGTGCCGTCACCCTCGCCCCAGCCGCGAGCGCGGCGCCCAGCGCGCCGGCGGCGTGCAGTACGAGCAACGCGGTGAGCAAGAAGGCCGTGCACAACGGCAGCATGTACATCGAGCTGCGGTACAGCACGTCCAGCCGGTGCGCGTGGGGGCGGATCAGCAACTCCGACGTGGGCAACAAGGTGTGGGTCGACCGGTCGAGCAACGGCGGGTCCACGTGGACCGGTCCGATGGGGATGACGACCCAGCAGTCGGGCAGCGACACCCACACACCGGCGTATGACGACGCGGGTTACGTCATGCGGGCGTGCGGATGGAACGGCACCACCGTGTGTACCGGCTGGTACTAG
- a CDS encoding SMI1/KNR4 family protein, translating to MTAEADFEALMQIMPPHAGAGDVVDWATVEQGWGFSFPADYKRFIEVYGGGGIDDYLEVIPPEPFGSDAAFQGMTSETLNARATWDRRPGDRELVAASSSLVTWGIDASADLLCWVTDGADPDRWPVTVWNQDDRQWTVFDCGMAEFLLRVFRAEFDECPLGDLSMWGRADPRFLHVNEEKRLRDAGLDPWTGEPDPFADEEYG from the coding sequence ATGACGGCCGAGGCAGATTTCGAGGCATTGATGCAGATCATGCCTCCCCACGCCGGTGCGGGCGATGTCGTGGACTGGGCTACGGTCGAACAGGGCTGGGGATTCTCGTTTCCTGCGGACTACAAGCGGTTCATAGAGGTGTACGGCGGGGGCGGCATCGACGATTACTTGGAAGTGATCCCGCCGGAGCCGTTTGGTTCGGACGCCGCATTTCAAGGCATGACTTCTGAGACGCTCAACGCCCGCGCAACCTGGGATCGCCGTCCCGGTGACCGTGAGCTGGTGGCGGCATCTTCGTCCCTCGTGACGTGGGGGATTGATGCCAGTGCCGACTTGCTCTGCTGGGTTACGGACGGTGCAGACCCCGACCGTTGGCCGGTGACGGTATGGAATCAGGATGATCGACAGTGGACCGTGTTCGACTGTGGCATGGCCGAGTTTCTACTTCGCGTGTTCCGGGCGGAGTTCGATGAATGTCCTTTGGGAGACCTCTCTATGTGGGGACGGGCCGATCCGCGATTCCTGCATGTGAATGAGGAAAAACGCCTGCGAGACGCTGGGCTAGATCCTTGGACCGGTGAGCCGGACCCGTTCGCCGATGAGGAGTACGGCTGA
- a CDS encoding ATP-binding protein, giving the protein MYAVQPSCPDPARREAEPWEYYLQLPHDPRAPGIARTTVRAILVAHGLRELVDTAALLTSELATNAYRYAQGPASLRLNWEPHRLRVAVRDNNPELPAALAPDPDADGGRGLFLLDLFSDRCGGYALGEEPFGLCGKLMWFELAAG; this is encoded by the coding sequence ATGTATGCCGTGCAACCGTCGTGCCCCGACCCCGCCCGCCGCGAAGCGGAACCGTGGGAGTACTACCTCCAACTGCCGCACGATCCACGCGCGCCCGGGATCGCCCGGACGACCGTACGGGCGATCCTCGTGGCGCACGGCTTACGTGAACTCGTCGACACGGCAGCTCTGTTGACCTCCGAGCTGGCGACGAACGCGTACCGCTATGCGCAGGGCCCCGCTTCGCTGCGGCTCAACTGGGAGCCGCACCGGCTGCGGGTGGCGGTCCGGGACAACAACCCGGAGCTCCCGGCGGCGCTCGCGCCGGATCCGGACGCGGACGGCGGGCGCGGGCTCTTCCTGCTGGACCTGTTCTCGGACCGGTGCGGCGGATACGCGCTGGGGGAGGAGCCGTTCGGGCTGTGCGGCAAGCTGATGTGGTTCGAGCTGGCGGCAGGGTGA
- a CDS encoding helix-turn-helix transcriptional regulator, producing MPPRTTPTARQQRLGAEMRKLREKAGMSAREAGALLGGDQARISNIETGRVGLSADRVRTLACNYDCSDGGLIEALTGMTGERKRQWWEEYRGVLPPGMLDIAELEHYAVELRTAQTVSLPGLLQTVDHARAVFREAVPALPPPEIEHRLSHRIKRQAVLYRDAPLPYTAVIHEAALRMQFGGRAASREQLQHILDMSERAGVTVMAIPFAAGGFPGSGQTIAYASGAVPQLDTVLLDQSHGPSLLDAEAQLAKYRDILDRLDRVALKPGESRDFIREIAQSL from the coding sequence ATGCCGCCGAGGACAACGCCAACTGCGCGTCAGCAGCGCCTGGGTGCCGAGATGCGCAAGCTTCGGGAGAAGGCGGGGATGTCCGCTCGCGAGGCCGGAGCGCTGCTGGGCGGGGACCAGGCGCGGATCAGCAACATCGAGACCGGCCGGGTGGGGCTCAGCGCGGACCGGGTCAGGACGCTCGCCTGCAACTACGACTGCTCGGACGGCGGGCTCATCGAGGCCCTGACCGGGATGACCGGGGAACGCAAGCGCCAGTGGTGGGAGGAGTACCGGGGCGTTCTGCCGCCCGGCATGCTCGACATCGCCGAACTGGAGCACTACGCGGTCGAATTGCGGACCGCGCAGACCGTGAGCCTGCCCGGCCTGCTGCAGACCGTCGACCATGCGCGGGCCGTCTTCCGCGAGGCGGTGCCCGCCTTGCCGCCGCCGGAGATCGAGCACCGGCTCTCCCACCGGATCAAGCGGCAGGCCGTCCTCTACCGGGACGCCCCGCTCCCCTACACCGCGGTCATCCATGAGGCCGCCCTGCGGATGCAGTTCGGCGGCCGGGCGGCCTCCCGCGAGCAGCTGCAGCACATCCTGGACATGAGCGAGCGCGCCGGCGTCACCGTCATGGCGATCCCCTTCGCCGCCGGAGGCTTCCCCGGCTCCGGCCAGACGATCGCCTACGCGTCGGGCGCCGTCCCCCAGCTGGACACCGTCCTGCTCGACCAGTCACACGGCCCGTCGCTCCTGGACGCCGAGGCCCAGCTGGCGAAGTACCGCGACATTCTGGACCGGCTGGACCGGGTGGCTCTCAAGCCCGGCGAGTCCCGGGACTTCATCCGTGAGATCGCCCAGAGCCTCTGA
- a CDS encoding DUF397 domain-containing protein, translating to MSTSDWQKSSHCAESSNCIQLATVGPRVSIRESTEPGAIVTTTPARLRVFLDSVKAGALDAPRQA from the coding sequence TTGTCCACGTCGGACTGGCAGAAGTCTTCGCACTGTGCCGAGAGCAGCAACTGCATACAGCTCGCCACCGTCGGCCCCCGCGTATCCATACGCGAAAGCACCGAACCCGGGGCGATCGTGACGACCACCCCCGCCCGGCTGCGGGTGTTCCTGGACAGCGTCAAGGCGGGGGCCCTCGACGCGCCGCGCCAGGCGTAG
- a CDS encoding leucyl aminopeptidase, translating to MTALTLSTSSGAALRADAVVIGVTKGAKGPEVAAGAEAVDAAFDGKLAATLELLGASGGEGEVTKLPAPSGVKSAVVLAVGLGETPADGAGYDAEALRRAAGAAARALSGTKKAAFALPATDAAGVEAVATGALLGAYAYTAYRVDSAGGKGPLGEIALVGAKPRDKAHKAAAERATAVAEEVNRARDLINMPPNDLNPKAFASAVQAAGKEHGLKVEVLDEKALLKGGFGGIMGVGQGSATPPRLVKVAYTHPKAKKTVALVGKGITYDSGGISLKPPGHNETMKCDMSGAAAVFATVVAASKLGLQVNVTGWLALAENMPGGNATRPGDVLKMYSGKTVEVLNTDAEGRLVLADALARASEENPDAIVDVATLTGAMVLALGTRTFAIMSNDDGFRTVLHETATESGEQAWPMPMPPELLKAMDSPVADIANMGERAGGGLVAGLFLQEFVGEGITWAHLDIAGPAFNEGAPFGYTPKGGAGTAVRTLVRLVEKTASGDVL from the coding sequence GTGACTGCACTGACACTCAGCACTTCCTCCGGCGCAGCGTTGCGCGCGGATGCCGTCGTCATCGGAGTGACCAAGGGCGCCAAGGGCCCCGAGGTCGCCGCTGGTGCGGAAGCCGTGGACGCGGCGTTCGACGGCAAGCTCGCCGCGACGCTGGAACTCCTCGGCGCCTCGGGCGGCGAGGGCGAGGTGACGAAGCTGCCGGCTCCGTCCGGCGTGAAGTCGGCGGTGGTGCTCGCTGTGGGCCTGGGTGAGACGCCCGCCGACGGTGCCGGCTACGACGCCGAGGCGCTGCGCCGGGCGGCCGGTGCCGCTGCGCGTGCGCTGAGCGGGACGAAGAAGGCGGCGTTCGCGCTGCCGGCGACGGACGCGGCGGGCGTGGAGGCGGTGGCGACGGGCGCACTGCTGGGCGCCTACGCGTACACGGCGTACCGGGTGGACAGCGCCGGCGGCAAGGGTCCGCTGGGCGAGATCGCCCTGGTGGGCGCCAAGCCGCGCGACAAGGCGCACAAGGCCGCGGCCGAGCGGGCGACCGCGGTGGCCGAGGAGGTCAACCGGGCGCGCGACCTGATCAACATGCCGCCGAACGACCTGAACCCGAAGGCGTTCGCGTCCGCGGTCCAGGCCGCGGGCAAGGAGCACGGTCTCAAGGTCGAGGTGCTCGACGAGAAGGCGCTGCTCAAGGGCGGCTTCGGCGGCATCATGGGCGTCGGCCAGGGCTCGGCGACCCCGCCGCGGCTGGTGAAGGTGGCGTACACCCACCCGAAGGCGAAGAAGACCGTCGCGCTGGTCGGCAAGGGCATCACGTACGACTCCGGCGGCATCTCCCTGAAGCCCCCGGGCCACAACGAGACGATGAAGTGCGACATGAGCGGTGCGGCCGCCGTGTTCGCGACCGTCGTGGCCGCCTCCAAGCTGGGCCTGCAGGTCAACGTGACCGGCTGGCTGGCGCTGGCGGAGAACATGCCGGGCGGCAACGCGACGCGCCCCGGCGACGTGCTGAAGATGTACTCGGGCAAGACCGTCGAGGTGCTCAACACCGACGCCGAGGGCCGGCTGGTCCTGGCGGACGCGCTGGCGCGCGCCTCGGAGGAGAACCCGGACGCGATCGTGGACGTGGCGACGCTGACCGGCGCGATGGTGCTGGCGCTCGGTACCCGCACGTTCGCGATCATGTCGAACGACGACGGCTTCCGTACCGTGCTGCACGAGACGGCGACGGAGTCGGGCGAGCAGGCGTGGCCGATGCCGATGCCGCCGGAGCTGCTCAAGGCGATGGACTCCCCGGTCGCGGACATCGCGAACATGGGCGAGCGGGCGGGCGGCGGCCTGGTGGCCGGTCTGTTCCTGCAGGAGTTCGTGGGCGAGGGCATCACCTGGGCGCACCTGGACATCGCGGGCCCGGCGTTCAACGAGGGCGCGCCGTTCGGCTACACCCCCAAGGGCGGCGCCGGCACGGCGGTCCGCACCCTGGTCCGGCTGGTCGAGAAGACCGCCTCGGGCGACGTCCTCTAG